In Xyrauchen texanus isolate HMW12.3.18 chromosome 13, RBS_HiC_50CHRs, whole genome shotgun sequence, a single genomic region encodes these proteins:
- the LOC127653997 gene encoding FERM domain-containing protein 4B-like isoform X3: protein MTEGRLCQVLLLDDRQLELLVQPKLLSRDLLDLVSSHFNLKEKEYFGISFTDERGQIKWLQLDRRVLDHDFSKKTGPLEFKFQVRFYIESVAYLNDATTVELFLRNAQISVFNGNLEVESETVFKLAAYTVQETNGDYTSDESTRSALKKLPAFPTTVLKEHPSLAFCEDKVIKHYRKLKGLSRGQAIVRYLTLVESLPAYGVHYYKVKDKQDIPWWLGISYKGIGQYDLQDKLKPRKLFQWKQLENLYFREKKFAVEIDDPQRRTASRRTFGQSGQVIHTWYASHSLIKTIWVMAISQHQFYLDRKQSKAKITTARSLGDIAMDLTETGAPRKFVSMENKDKLIMASNGSLVSSNSADNEVNEEQKKEKMAELKNKQRNLVELLAQKENELKKICIREAELTGMLPKEYPLASGEKPPTVRRRVGAAFKLDDLFPYDADPQIRKLESRFALQQKIVEAAQKLAYENELCKTVKKKRKRNLVDASKKLLEIENEINDYRMKIGKEPTQRASVIIPDDVNLDNLSDSLNLEDEEPSQRQRSRSVQYSPHPNSSNSYPAPCYSDHVDPTNYIYQDCSRLNYGEVQDPLAYTHGNTLSTHSSPYRPPSRQARDSQSMPPTPQLPRNAYSSIQLSTHCRQRSGSLESQSQFLTESEPSEPIFTISPPRRSNSTEILDDGSSYTSQSSVEYSAPSYYSRAQNRHRRRQGNIYANTGSMPNLAQNDSRCYTTQPQQQPTTTVYYVTGNPRYIEPEVYPNGPYMYETEMEGHYNVNPSYHRHDPHGNYSQDEMDGMSQNLYATLRPQRNRPPSRNENFVKSMQRAEVVEHLRGWYHRQHKQQVYDTYRGPQQNLGYRTMSSSYVHSDSTASYSSVGSGNWHGRPVMGMSEYDMPLPHHQPYGYSTVHHSHPLHSRSYMDVNQLDSHMSSPMDSSFDSEDQRTLHWHEDSKPGTIV, encoded by the exons ATGACAGAGGGCCGGCTTTGTCAAGTGCTTCTTCTAGATGACAGGCAGCTGGAACTGCTGGTCCAG CCAAAACTGTTGTCCAGAGATCTCCTGGATCTGGTTTCATCGCATTTCAACCTGAAAGAGAAAGAATACTTTGGAATCTCCTTTACAGATGAGAG GGGTCAGATAAAATGGCTACAACTGGACCGCAGAGTACTGGACCATGATTTTTCCAAAAAGACTGGACCACTCGAATTTAAATTCCAAGTCAG GTTTTACATTGAGAGTGTTGCATATCTGAATGATGCTACCACTGTTGAACTGTTTTTACGAAATGCTCAGATATCTGTCTTCAAT gGAAACCTTGAAGTGGAGAGTGAGACCGTTTTTAAGTTGGCTGCATACACTGTGCAG GAGACAAACGGAGACTACACAAG TGATGAAAGTACAAGATCAGCCTTGAAGAAGCTTCCAGCTTTCCCCACCACAGTTTTGAAAGAGCACCCATCATTAGCATTCTG TGAAGATAAAGTAATCAAACATTACCGAAAGCTGAAGGGTCTCAGTCGTGGACAGGCAATTGTACG GTATCTTACATTAGTTGAATCCTTACCTGCATATGGAGTTCATTACTACAAAGTAAAG GATAAACAGGACATACCGTGGTGGTTGGGGATCAGCTACAAAGGCATCGGCCAGTACGACCTCCAAGACAAGCTCAAGCCACGAAAG CTCTTTCAGTGGAAGCAGCTTGAGAACTTGTATTTTCGTGAGAAGAAGTTTGCCGTAGAGATCGACGACCCTCAAAG AAGGACAGCATCTAGACGCACATTTGGTCAGTCCGGTCAGGTTATCCACACATGGTATGCCAGCCACTCTTTGATTAAAACCATCTGGGTGATGGCAATCAGCCAACACCAGTTCTACCTTGACCGCAAGCAGAGTAAA GCAAAAATAACCACAGCAAGAAGTTTAGGAGACATTGCCATGGATCTTACAGAAACTGGAGCCCCAAGGAAGTTTGTCAGCATGGAAAATAAAGACAAGCTCATCATGGCAAGCAATGGAAGTTTGGTCTCTTCAA ATTCTGCAGACAATGAGGTGAATGAGGAGCAGAAGAAAGAGAAGATGGcagaattgaaaaacaaacagaggaactTGGTGGAACTTCTAGCACAAAAGGAGAATGAGCTGAAGAAAATCTGTATCCGAGAAGCT gagCTGACTGGGATGTTACCTAAAGAGTACCCTCTTGCATCAGGAGAGAAGCCTCCTACTGTTAGAAGACGCGTGGGAGCTGCTTTCAAATTGGATGATCTTTTCCCTTATGATGCG GACCCTCAGATAAGAAAACTGGAGAGCCGCTTTGCTCTCCAGCAGAAGATTGTGGAGGCAGCACAAAAACTTGCCTATGAAAATGAGCTCTGTAAAACCGTGAAGAAGAAGCGGAAGAGAAACCTTGTGGATGCTTCCAAAAAGCTCCTGGAGATCGAAAATGAGATTAATGATTACAGAATGAAGATTGGCAAGGAGCCCACACAAAGAGCTTCCGTCATCATTCCTG ATGATGTGAACCTTGACAACCTTTCCGACAGTCTTAATTTGGAGGATG AAGAACCATCTCAGAGACAACGTTCACGTTCAGTGCAGTATTCtccacaccccaactcgtcaaaCTCCTACCCTGCACCGTGCTATTCAGACCATGTAGATCCCACCAATTATATTTACCAGGACTGCAGCAG ATTAAATTATGGCGAAGTCCAAGATCCTTTGGCCTACACACACGGAAACACCTTATCGACACACAGCAGCCCCTATCGTCCACCCTCACGACAAGCCCGGGACTCGCAGAGCATGCCCCCCACTCCGCAACTTCCCCGCAATGCCTACAGCAGCATCCAGCTCAG CACTCATTGTCGGCAGCGCAGTGGCAGTCTGGAATCTCAATCGCAGTTCCTTACAGAGAGCGAGCCATCCGAGCCCATCTTCACCATCTCTCCTCCTCGCCGTAGCAACAGCACCGAAATCCTTGACGATGGCTCCTCCTACACCAGCCAGTCTAGCGTAGAGTACTCTGCACCCAGCTACTATTCCCGTGCCCAAAATCGCCATAGAAGAAGGCAAGGCAACATTTACGCCAACACTGGAAGCATGCCTAATCTAGCCCAAAATGACTCAAGGTGTTATACCACCCAACCTCAGCAGCAACCAACCACCACAGTCTATTACGTTACCGGAAACCCACGGTACATAGAACCCGAGGTGTACCCAAATGGACCATACATGTACGAGACTGAGATGGAGGGGCACTATAATGTTAACCCCTCCTACCACAGACATGACCCCCACGGGAACTACAGCCAGGATGAAATGGATGGGATGTCTCAGAACCTTTATGCCACTTTAAGGCCACAAAGGAACCGTCCTCCATCTAGAAATGAGAACTTTGTCAAAAGCATGCAAAGAGCGGAAGTTGTGGAACACTTGCGAGGTTGGTACCATCGACAACACAAACAACAAGTCTACGACACCTACAGAGGTCCCCAGCAGAACCTCGGCTATAGGACCATGTCTTCAAGTTATGTACACAGCGACAGTACAGCTTCCTACTCGTCAG TTGGTTCAGGGAACTGGCACGGTCGACCAGTCATGGGAATGTCGGAGTATGATATGCCTCTTCCACACCATCAGCCCTATGGCTATAGCACTGTCCATCACAGTCACCCCTTACACAGCAG ATCGTACATGGATGTGAACCAACTTGATTCTCACATGAGCAGTCCAATGGACAGCAGTTTTGACTCCGAAGACCAGCGTACACTTCATTGGCACGAGGACTCGAAACCAGGAACAATAGTGTAG
- the LOC127653997 gene encoding FERM domain-containing protein 4B-like isoform X2: MTEGRLCQVLLLDDRQLELLVQPKLLSRDLLDLVSSHFNLKEKEYFGISFTDERGQIKWLQLDRRVLDHDFSKKTGPLEFKFQVRFYIESVAYLNDATTVELFLRNAQISVFNGNLEVESETVFKLAAYTVQETNGDYTSDESTRSALKKLPAFPTTVLKEHPSLAFCEDKVIKHYRKLKGLSRGQAIVRYLTLVESLPAYGVHYYKVKDKQDIPWWLGISYKGIGQYDLQDKLKPRKLFQWKQLENLYFREKKFAVEIDDPQRRTASRRTFGQSGQVIHTWYASHSLIKTIWVMAISQHQFYLDRKQSKAKITTARSLGDIAMDLTETGAPRKFVSMENKDKLIMASNGSLVSSNSADNEVNEEQKKEKMAELKNKQRNLVELLAQKENELKKICIREAELTGMLPKEYPLASGEKPPTVRRRVGAAFKLDDLFPYDADPQIRKLESRFALQQKIVEAAQKLAYENELCKTVKKKRKRNLVDASKKLLEIENEINDYRMKIGKEPTQRASVIIPDDVNLDNLSDSLNLEDEPSQRQRSRSVQYSPHPNSSNSYPAPCYSDHVDPTNYIYQDCSRLNYGEVQDPLAYTHGNTLSTHSSPYRPPSRQARDSQSMPPTPQLPRNAYSSIQLSTHCRQRSGSLESQSQFLTESEPSEPIFTISPPRRSNSTEILDDGSSYTSQSSVEYSAPSYYSRAQNRHRRRQGNIYANTGSMPNLAQNDSRCYTTQPQQQPTTTVYYVTGNPRYIEPEVYPNGPYMYETEMEGHYNVNPSYHRHDPHGNYSQDEMDGMSQNLYATLRPQRNRPPSRNENFVKSMQRAEVVEHLRGWYHRQHKQQVYDTYRGPQQNLGYRTMSSSYVHSDSTASYSSVGSGNWHGRPVMGMSEYDMPLPHHQPYGYSTVHHSHPLHSSPDPQLLAPPHDPLDRYQPEYGWMTPGRRSPLPVPLEVPGAVASGYDQEYLYTHC, translated from the exons ATGACAGAGGGCCGGCTTTGTCAAGTGCTTCTTCTAGATGACAGGCAGCTGGAACTGCTGGTCCAG CCAAAACTGTTGTCCAGAGATCTCCTGGATCTGGTTTCATCGCATTTCAACCTGAAAGAGAAAGAATACTTTGGAATCTCCTTTACAGATGAGAG GGGTCAGATAAAATGGCTACAACTGGACCGCAGAGTACTGGACCATGATTTTTCCAAAAAGACTGGACCACTCGAATTTAAATTCCAAGTCAG GTTTTACATTGAGAGTGTTGCATATCTGAATGATGCTACCACTGTTGAACTGTTTTTACGAAATGCTCAGATATCTGTCTTCAAT gGAAACCTTGAAGTGGAGAGTGAGACCGTTTTTAAGTTGGCTGCATACACTGTGCAG GAGACAAACGGAGACTACACAAG TGATGAAAGTACAAGATCAGCCTTGAAGAAGCTTCCAGCTTTCCCCACCACAGTTTTGAAAGAGCACCCATCATTAGCATTCTG TGAAGATAAAGTAATCAAACATTACCGAAAGCTGAAGGGTCTCAGTCGTGGACAGGCAATTGTACG GTATCTTACATTAGTTGAATCCTTACCTGCATATGGAGTTCATTACTACAAAGTAAAG GATAAACAGGACATACCGTGGTGGTTGGGGATCAGCTACAAAGGCATCGGCCAGTACGACCTCCAAGACAAGCTCAAGCCACGAAAG CTCTTTCAGTGGAAGCAGCTTGAGAACTTGTATTTTCGTGAGAAGAAGTTTGCCGTAGAGATCGACGACCCTCAAAG AAGGACAGCATCTAGACGCACATTTGGTCAGTCCGGTCAGGTTATCCACACATGGTATGCCAGCCACTCTTTGATTAAAACCATCTGGGTGATGGCAATCAGCCAACACCAGTTCTACCTTGACCGCAAGCAGAGTAAA GCAAAAATAACCACAGCAAGAAGTTTAGGAGACATTGCCATGGATCTTACAGAAACTGGAGCCCCAAGGAAGTTTGTCAGCATGGAAAATAAAGACAAGCTCATCATGGCAAGCAATGGAAGTTTGGTCTCTTCAA ATTCTGCAGACAATGAGGTGAATGAGGAGCAGAAGAAAGAGAAGATGGcagaattgaaaaacaaacagaggaactTGGTGGAACTTCTAGCACAAAAGGAGAATGAGCTGAAGAAAATCTGTATCCGAGAAGCT gagCTGACTGGGATGTTACCTAAAGAGTACCCTCTTGCATCAGGAGAGAAGCCTCCTACTGTTAGAAGACGCGTGGGAGCTGCTTTCAAATTGGATGATCTTTTCCCTTATGATGCG GACCCTCAGATAAGAAAACTGGAGAGCCGCTTTGCTCTCCAGCAGAAGATTGTGGAGGCAGCACAAAAACTTGCCTATGAAAATGAGCTCTGTAAAACCGTGAAGAAGAAGCGGAAGAGAAACCTTGTGGATGCTTCCAAAAAGCTCCTGGAGATCGAAAATGAGATTAATGATTACAGAATGAAGATTGGCAAGGAGCCCACACAAAGAGCTTCCGTCATCATTCCTG ATGATGTGAACCTTGACAACCTTTCCGACAGTCTTAATTTGGAGGATG AACCATCTCAGAGACAACGTTCACGTTCAGTGCAGTATTCtccacaccccaactcgtcaaaCTCCTACCCTGCACCGTGCTATTCAGACCATGTAGATCCCACCAATTATATTTACCAGGACTGCAGCAG ATTAAATTATGGCGAAGTCCAAGATCCTTTGGCCTACACACACGGAAACACCTTATCGACACACAGCAGCCCCTATCGTCCACCCTCACGACAAGCCCGGGACTCGCAGAGCATGCCCCCCACTCCGCAACTTCCCCGCAATGCCTACAGCAGCATCCAGCTCAG CACTCATTGTCGGCAGCGCAGTGGCAGTCTGGAATCTCAATCGCAGTTCCTTACAGAGAGCGAGCCATCCGAGCCCATCTTCACCATCTCTCCTCCTCGCCGTAGCAACAGCACCGAAATCCTTGACGATGGCTCCTCCTACACCAGCCAGTCTAGCGTAGAGTACTCTGCACCCAGCTACTATTCCCGTGCCCAAAATCGCCATAGAAGAAGGCAAGGCAACATTTACGCCAACACTGGAAGCATGCCTAATCTAGCCCAAAATGACTCAAGGTGTTATACCACCCAACCTCAGCAGCAACCAACCACCACAGTCTATTACGTTACCGGAAACCCACGGTACATAGAACCCGAGGTGTACCCAAATGGACCATACATGTACGAGACTGAGATGGAGGGGCACTATAATGTTAACCCCTCCTACCACAGACATGACCCCCACGGGAACTACAGCCAGGATGAAATGGATGGGATGTCTCAGAACCTTTATGCCACTTTAAGGCCACAAAGGAACCGTCCTCCATCTAGAAATGAGAACTTTGTCAAAAGCATGCAAAGAGCGGAAGTTGTGGAACACTTGCGAGGTTGGTACCATCGACAACACAAACAACAAGTCTACGACACCTACAGAGGTCCCCAGCAGAACCTCGGCTATAGGACCATGTCTTCAAGTTATGTACACAGCGACAGTACAGCTTCCTACTCGTCAG TTGGTTCAGGGAACTGGCACGGTCGACCAGTCATGGGAATGTCGGAGTATGATATGCCTCTTCCACACCATCAGCCCTATGGCTATAGCACTGTCCATCACAGTCACCCCTTACACAGCAG CCCTGACCCCCAACTTCTGGCTCCACCTCATGACCCTCTGGACAGATACCAACCCGAGTATGGGTGGATGACTCCGGGCAGGAGAAGTCCATTGCCAGTGCCTTTAGAAGTGCCTGGTGCTGTTGCCAGTGGTTATGACCAGGAATACTTATACACTCATTGCTAG
- the LOC127653997 gene encoding FERM domain-containing protein 4B-like isoform X1: MTEGRLCQVLLLDDRQLELLVQPKLLSRDLLDLVSSHFNLKEKEYFGISFTDERGQIKWLQLDRRVLDHDFSKKTGPLEFKFQVRFYIESVAYLNDATTVELFLRNAQISVFNGNLEVESETVFKLAAYTVQETNGDYTSDESTRSALKKLPAFPTTVLKEHPSLAFCEDKVIKHYRKLKGLSRGQAIVRYLTLVESLPAYGVHYYKVKDKQDIPWWLGISYKGIGQYDLQDKLKPRKLFQWKQLENLYFREKKFAVEIDDPQRRTASRRTFGQSGQVIHTWYASHSLIKTIWVMAISQHQFYLDRKQSKAKITTARSLGDIAMDLTETGAPRKFVSMENKDKLIMASNGSLVSSNSADNEVNEEQKKEKMAELKNKQRNLVELLAQKENELKKICIREAELTGMLPKEYPLASGEKPPTVRRRVGAAFKLDDLFPYDADPQIRKLESRFALQQKIVEAAQKLAYENELCKTVKKKRKRNLVDASKKLLEIENEINDYRMKIGKEPTQRASVIIPDDVNLDNLSDSLNLEDEEPSQRQRSRSVQYSPHPNSSNSYPAPCYSDHVDPTNYIYQDCSRLNYGEVQDPLAYTHGNTLSTHSSPYRPPSRQARDSQSMPPTPQLPRNAYSSIQLSTHCRQRSGSLESQSQFLTESEPSEPIFTISPPRRSNSTEILDDGSSYTSQSSVEYSAPSYYSRAQNRHRRRQGNIYANTGSMPNLAQNDSRCYTTQPQQQPTTTVYYVTGNPRYIEPEVYPNGPYMYETEMEGHYNVNPSYHRHDPHGNYSQDEMDGMSQNLYATLRPQRNRPPSRNENFVKSMQRAEVVEHLRGWYHRQHKQQVYDTYRGPQQNLGYRTMSSSYVHSDSTASYSSVGSGNWHGRPVMGMSEYDMPLPHHQPYGYSTVHHSHPLHSSPDPQLLAPPHDPLDRYQPEYGWMTPGRRSPLPVPLEVPGAVASGYDQEYLYTHC; the protein is encoded by the exons ATGACAGAGGGCCGGCTTTGTCAAGTGCTTCTTCTAGATGACAGGCAGCTGGAACTGCTGGTCCAG CCAAAACTGTTGTCCAGAGATCTCCTGGATCTGGTTTCATCGCATTTCAACCTGAAAGAGAAAGAATACTTTGGAATCTCCTTTACAGATGAGAG GGGTCAGATAAAATGGCTACAACTGGACCGCAGAGTACTGGACCATGATTTTTCCAAAAAGACTGGACCACTCGAATTTAAATTCCAAGTCAG GTTTTACATTGAGAGTGTTGCATATCTGAATGATGCTACCACTGTTGAACTGTTTTTACGAAATGCTCAGATATCTGTCTTCAAT gGAAACCTTGAAGTGGAGAGTGAGACCGTTTTTAAGTTGGCTGCATACACTGTGCAG GAGACAAACGGAGACTACACAAG TGATGAAAGTACAAGATCAGCCTTGAAGAAGCTTCCAGCTTTCCCCACCACAGTTTTGAAAGAGCACCCATCATTAGCATTCTG TGAAGATAAAGTAATCAAACATTACCGAAAGCTGAAGGGTCTCAGTCGTGGACAGGCAATTGTACG GTATCTTACATTAGTTGAATCCTTACCTGCATATGGAGTTCATTACTACAAAGTAAAG GATAAACAGGACATACCGTGGTGGTTGGGGATCAGCTACAAAGGCATCGGCCAGTACGACCTCCAAGACAAGCTCAAGCCACGAAAG CTCTTTCAGTGGAAGCAGCTTGAGAACTTGTATTTTCGTGAGAAGAAGTTTGCCGTAGAGATCGACGACCCTCAAAG AAGGACAGCATCTAGACGCACATTTGGTCAGTCCGGTCAGGTTATCCACACATGGTATGCCAGCCACTCTTTGATTAAAACCATCTGGGTGATGGCAATCAGCCAACACCAGTTCTACCTTGACCGCAAGCAGAGTAAA GCAAAAATAACCACAGCAAGAAGTTTAGGAGACATTGCCATGGATCTTACAGAAACTGGAGCCCCAAGGAAGTTTGTCAGCATGGAAAATAAAGACAAGCTCATCATGGCAAGCAATGGAAGTTTGGTCTCTTCAA ATTCTGCAGACAATGAGGTGAATGAGGAGCAGAAGAAAGAGAAGATGGcagaattgaaaaacaaacagaggaactTGGTGGAACTTCTAGCACAAAAGGAGAATGAGCTGAAGAAAATCTGTATCCGAGAAGCT gagCTGACTGGGATGTTACCTAAAGAGTACCCTCTTGCATCAGGAGAGAAGCCTCCTACTGTTAGAAGACGCGTGGGAGCTGCTTTCAAATTGGATGATCTTTTCCCTTATGATGCG GACCCTCAGATAAGAAAACTGGAGAGCCGCTTTGCTCTCCAGCAGAAGATTGTGGAGGCAGCACAAAAACTTGCCTATGAAAATGAGCTCTGTAAAACCGTGAAGAAGAAGCGGAAGAGAAACCTTGTGGATGCTTCCAAAAAGCTCCTGGAGATCGAAAATGAGATTAATGATTACAGAATGAAGATTGGCAAGGAGCCCACACAAAGAGCTTCCGTCATCATTCCTG ATGATGTGAACCTTGACAACCTTTCCGACAGTCTTAATTTGGAGGATG AAGAACCATCTCAGAGACAACGTTCACGTTCAGTGCAGTATTCtccacaccccaactcgtcaaaCTCCTACCCTGCACCGTGCTATTCAGACCATGTAGATCCCACCAATTATATTTACCAGGACTGCAGCAG ATTAAATTATGGCGAAGTCCAAGATCCTTTGGCCTACACACACGGAAACACCTTATCGACACACAGCAGCCCCTATCGTCCACCCTCACGACAAGCCCGGGACTCGCAGAGCATGCCCCCCACTCCGCAACTTCCCCGCAATGCCTACAGCAGCATCCAGCTCAG CACTCATTGTCGGCAGCGCAGTGGCAGTCTGGAATCTCAATCGCAGTTCCTTACAGAGAGCGAGCCATCCGAGCCCATCTTCACCATCTCTCCTCCTCGCCGTAGCAACAGCACCGAAATCCTTGACGATGGCTCCTCCTACACCAGCCAGTCTAGCGTAGAGTACTCTGCACCCAGCTACTATTCCCGTGCCCAAAATCGCCATAGAAGAAGGCAAGGCAACATTTACGCCAACACTGGAAGCATGCCTAATCTAGCCCAAAATGACTCAAGGTGTTATACCACCCAACCTCAGCAGCAACCAACCACCACAGTCTATTACGTTACCGGAAACCCACGGTACATAGAACCCGAGGTGTACCCAAATGGACCATACATGTACGAGACTGAGATGGAGGGGCACTATAATGTTAACCCCTCCTACCACAGACATGACCCCCACGGGAACTACAGCCAGGATGAAATGGATGGGATGTCTCAGAACCTTTATGCCACTTTAAGGCCACAAAGGAACCGTCCTCCATCTAGAAATGAGAACTTTGTCAAAAGCATGCAAAGAGCGGAAGTTGTGGAACACTTGCGAGGTTGGTACCATCGACAACACAAACAACAAGTCTACGACACCTACAGAGGTCCCCAGCAGAACCTCGGCTATAGGACCATGTCTTCAAGTTATGTACACAGCGACAGTACAGCTTCCTACTCGTCAG TTGGTTCAGGGAACTGGCACGGTCGACCAGTCATGGGAATGTCGGAGTATGATATGCCTCTTCCACACCATCAGCCCTATGGCTATAGCACTGTCCATCACAGTCACCCCTTACACAGCAG CCCTGACCCCCAACTTCTGGCTCCACCTCATGACCCTCTGGACAGATACCAACCCGAGTATGGGTGGATGACTCCGGGCAGGAGAAGTCCATTGCCAGTGCCTTTAGAAGTGCCTGGTGCTGTTGCCAGTGGTTATGACCAGGAATACTTATACACTCATTGCTAG